Proteins encoded together in one Neosynechococcus sphagnicola sy1 window:
- a CDS encoding helix-turn-helix domain-containing protein: MRPYSEDLRRKIVERYIDGKTSQRKLAEQFHVAYSFVRKLTKQYRETGTIRPKQRTEQTP, encoded by the coding sequence GTGCGCCCATATTCTGAAGACTTGCGGAGAAAAATAGTTGAGAGATACATAGACGGGAAGACCTCTCAACGCAAGCTAGCCGAACAGTTTCATGTAGCATACAGCTTTGTACGCAAACTAACGAAGCAATATCGAGAGACCGGGACTATCCGTCCGAAGCAGCGAACAGAACAAACCCCC